One segment of uncultured Propionivibrio sp. DNA contains the following:
- a CDS encoding NAD-dependent epimerase — translation MKVLVTGAAGFIGSTLTLRLLARGDTVIGIDNHNDYYDPSLKEARLARFADHPNYVHVRADLADRAVIEGIFTDHRPQRVVNLAAQAGVRYSIENPLAYIHSNIVGFAHILEGCRHHGVDHLVYASTSSVYGANTLMPFSIHQNVDHPLSLYAASKKSNELMAHTYSHLYGLPTTGLRFFTVYGPWGRPDMALFKFTKAILAGEPIPVFNYGKHRRDFTYVDDIVEGIVRVLDRPAQANPAWHGDAPDPGSSAAPWRVYNIGNNAPVELLDYIGAIEKALGIKAEMTLLPLQSGDVPDTYADVSDLAEQFDYRPNTSVETGIARFVDWYREYFKV, via the coding sequence ATGAAGGTATTGGTTACCGGCGCGGCCGGATTCATTGGATCGACGTTGACCCTGCGACTACTGGCGCGCGGCGACACCGTCATCGGCATCGACAATCACAACGACTATTACGACCCGAGTCTCAAGGAAGCCCGTCTGGCGCGCTTCGCCGACCACCCGAATTATGTTCATGTGCGCGCCGATCTCGCCGACCGCGCCGTGATCGAAGGCATATTCACCGATCATCGTCCGCAGCGCGTCGTCAATCTCGCCGCCCAAGCCGGTGTGCGCTACTCGATCGAGAATCCGCTGGCCTACATCCACAGCAACATCGTCGGCTTCGCCCACATCCTCGAAGGCTGCCGCCATCATGGCGTCGACCATCTGGTCTATGCCAGCACCTCCAGTGTGTATGGCGCCAATACGCTGATGCCATTCTCGATCCATCAGAACGTCGACCACCCGCTCAGCCTGTATGCCGCCAGCAAGAAGTCGAACGAACTGATGGCCCACACCTACAGCCACCTCTATGGACTGCCGACGACCGGATTGCGCTTCTTCACCGTCTACGGTCCCTGGGGGCGTCCGGACATGGCGCTGTTCAAATTCACCAAGGCCATCCTCGCCGGCGAACCGATCCCGGTCTTCAACTACGGCAAGCATCGACGCGACTTCACCTATGTTGATGACATCGTCGAGGGCATCGTCCGGGTGCTTGACCGTCCGGCGCAAGCCAATCCCGCCTGGCACGGCGACGCACCCGATCCCGGCAGCAGTGCCGCCCCCTGGCGCGTGTACAACATCGGCAACAACGCCCCGGTCGAACTGCTCGACTACATTGGCGCCATCGAAAAGGCCCTCGGCATCAAGGCTGAGATGACCCTTTTGCCGCTGCAATCGGGCGACGTGCCCGATACCTATGCCGATGTCAGCGATCTCGCCGAACAGTTCGACTATCGGCCCAATACCAGCGTCGAAACCGGCATCGCGCGCTTCGTCGACTGGTACCGCGAATACTTCAAGGTATAA
- a CDS encoding tripartite tricarboxylate transporter substrate binding protein, whose translation MLNRFIFLALLSMTLILPAQAQTSAQTSARTPAKAGSYPSKPVRLIVPFPPGGGSDILARLITSKLSEQHKWTFIIDNKPGAGGTIGITEAVRMAPTGYDLVMGQKDNLVIGPWLFKNLPWDPTRDLVPIAHVAYTPVLIATSADSKFKTLNDVVVAARKAPGSINYGSPGNGTSIHLAAVLFEKAAGIQLMHIPYKGSSPALLDAIAGNVELLVSSVPSAMGQIKGGKLRPLAVTSAKRSSLLPDVPTVAELGFKNFDVTTWYGLFAPAGTPPAVVDTLNAAVNTLLGNAEVRAAIREQGAEPEAMSPAKFGAMIKGDYPRWKSIVETSGATNN comes from the coding sequence ATGCTGAACAGATTCATATTTCTCGCGCTGCTTTCCATGACGCTGATCCTGCCGGCCCAAGCCCAGACATCGGCCCAGACATCGGCCCGGACACCGGCGAAAGCCGGCTCCTACCCGAGCAAGCCGGTTCGCCTGATCGTCCCATTCCCCCCGGGAGGCGGCTCGGACATTCTGGCGCGACTGATCACCAGCAAGCTCAGCGAACAGCACAAGTGGACTTTCATCATCGACAACAAGCCCGGCGCCGGTGGCACGATCGGTATTACCGAGGCTGTCCGGATGGCACCGACTGGCTACGACCTCGTCATGGGACAGAAGGATAATCTGGTAATCGGCCCCTGGCTGTTCAAGAACCTGCCCTGGGATCCGACCCGCGATCTCGTGCCGATCGCCCATGTCGCCTACACGCCGGTGCTGATCGCCACCAGTGCTGACTCCAAATTCAAGACGCTGAATGACGTTGTCGTCGCCGCGCGGAAGGCCCCCGGCAGCATCAACTACGGCTCACCGGGCAATGGCACCTCGATCCACCTGGCCGCTGTGCTCTTCGAGAAGGCCGCCGGCATCCAGCTCATGCATATTCCCTACAAGGGTTCGAGCCCGGCACTGCTCGATGCCATCGCCGGAAATGTCGAACTGCTCGTCTCGTCGGTACCGTCGGCCATGGGACAGATCAAGGGTGGCAAGCTGCGCCCGCTCGCCGTTACCTCGGCCAAACGCAGCTCGCTGCTGCCGGACGTGCCGACAGTCGCCGAACTCGGCTTCAAGAATTTCGACGTCACCACCTGGTACGGCCTTTTCGCCCCGGCCGGCACACCGCCTGCCGTTGTCGACACGCTCAATGCCGCCGTCAACACATTGTTGGGCAACGCCGAGGTGCGGGCGGCCATCCGCGAACAAGGCGCCGAACCCGAAGCGATGTCACCGGCAAAATTCGGCGCGATGATCAAGGGCGACTACCCGCGCTGGAAGAGCATCGTCGAAACGTCGGGCGCCACCAACAACTAG
- a CDS encoding ferric reductase-like transmembrane domain-containing protein, giving the protein MRKIQASLLVILVSLTTLWLLADSPIPSPLTYGAFRNVFMQYSGIIAMSAMSLAMILALRWQRLEAMLGGLDKGYRLHKWLGITALATSVLHWWFGRGTKWMTQWGWLVRPPRGARPNPADLGLIEGWLRSQRGFAETLGEWAFYLAALLLVLALVKRFPYHLFRKTHTWLAALYLTFVFHAIVLTKFSYWQQPVGWVMAGLMTGGTIAAIIALTGRIGADRKIGARVSARRDLPALRVFETELALDPGWPGHTAGQFAFVTFDPAEGPHPYTIASAWHPEQPRISIVAKALGDHTQRLLDNLAVGTPVIIEGPYGRFDFNDGQTRQIWVGAGIGITPFLARLGEMATRRGNQAIDLFYSTSHKDAAAVTRLTEAANRAGISLHIIDSRSEGRLDADIIRARVPEWAASSLWFCGPSAFARSLRRDLLALGLPAGRFHQELFEMR; this is encoded by the coding sequence ATGAGAAAAATCCAGGCATCGCTGCTTGTCATCCTCGTATCGCTGACCACGCTCTGGTTACTCGCCGACTCACCGATCCCCTCGCCCCTTACCTATGGCGCTTTTCGCAACGTCTTCATGCAATATAGCGGCATCATCGCGATGAGCGCGATGAGCCTGGCGATGATCCTCGCCCTGCGCTGGCAACGGCTCGAGGCCATGCTCGGCGGTCTCGACAAGGGTTACCGTCTGCACAAATGGCTCGGCATCACTGCATTGGCAACCTCGGTCCTGCACTGGTGGTTTGGCCGGGGAACCAAGTGGATGACCCAATGGGGCTGGCTCGTACGACCGCCGCGCGGTGCGCGCCCGAATCCGGCCGACCTCGGTCTGATCGAAGGCTGGCTGCGCAGTCAGCGCGGATTCGCCGAGACGCTGGGTGAATGGGCTTTCTATCTCGCCGCGCTGCTGCTCGTTCTGGCCTTGGTGAAGCGATTCCCCTACCACCTCTTCCGCAAAACCCACACCTGGCTGGCAGCCCTCTACCTGACCTTCGTTTTCCATGCCATCGTCCTTACAAAATTCTCGTACTGGCAACAGCCGGTCGGCTGGGTCATGGCTGGGCTGATGACCGGCGGAACCATTGCGGCGATCATCGCCCTGACCGGGCGCATCGGCGCTGACCGCAAGATCGGTGCGCGGGTAAGCGCACGCCGCGACCTGCCCGCGCTACGCGTATTCGAGACCGAACTGGCGCTGGATCCCGGCTGGCCGGGGCATACAGCCGGGCAGTTCGCCTTCGTCACTTTCGATCCGGCCGAAGGCCCGCATCCGTACACCATCGCCTCGGCCTGGCATCCCGAACAGCCGCGGATCAGCATCGTCGCCAAGGCACTCGGTGACCACACACAACGGTTGCTCGATAACCTCGCCGTCGGGACACCGGTCATCATCGAAGGCCCCTACGGCCGTTTCGACTTCAATGACGGCCAGACGCGTCAAATCTGGGTCGGTGCTGGCATCGGCATCACCCCCTTTCTGGCACGTCTCGGCGAAATGGCAACGCGGCGCGGCAACCAGGCCATCGATCTGTTCTATTCAACTTCACACAAGGATGCTGCGGCGGTCACCCGGCTGACCGAAGCCGCCAACCGCGCCGGCATCTCGCTGCATATCATCGACAGCCGCAGCGAAGGGCGCCTCGATGCAGACATCATCCGCGCGCGCGTGCCGGAGTGGGCCGCATCAAGTCTCTGGTTCTGCGGCCCGAGCGCATTCGCTCGCAGCCTGCGGCGCGATTTGCTGGCGCTCGGACTGCCTGCCGGCCGCTTTCATCAGGAACTGTTTGAAATGCGGTGA
- a CDS encoding DUF2914 domain-containing protein, translated as MKILRRFYPVSAFLGGFVWDALTIGQRVREADFWRLGGFLLGAALLILWLARRESAMLVAPEAERSLRGRFRGFAWRAPYLLLQFFFGGIFSALFILYFKSAGHVGTWLMATVLAGLLIGNEFAARLYGRRFTLIWALFALNAILLLNFALPLAAGSLHWSWFYLSTAVGILCAQGLWWMSPGRPGRMLPSWGVALALVLAGALDMIAPVPLVKQDLAVGHALVQSGNQLTLAVEPAPTWQFWRDQAATVHVPEGEKLYGVSAVFAPLGVTALLEHRWEVREAGSWRVVYRSRFRSTGGRERGFRGYSWVLNPVPGDWRLVVATQDGRTIGIQPVTVERGSPVPEQLSQREF; from the coding sequence TTGAAAATACTGCGGCGCTTCTATCCGGTGAGTGCCTTCCTGGGCGGTTTTGTCTGGGATGCCCTGACGATCGGTCAGCGCGTCCGGGAGGCGGATTTCTGGCGGCTCGGCGGCTTTTTGCTTGGTGCTGCACTGCTGATCCTCTGGCTGGCGCGGCGCGAATCGGCGATGCTTGTCGCGCCCGAGGCCGAGCGGAGTCTGCGCGGACGCTTTCGCGGTTTCGCCTGGCGGGCGCCGTACCTCCTGCTCCAGTTTTTCTTCGGCGGTATCTTCTCGGCGCTGTTCATCCTCTATTTCAAGAGTGCCGGGCATGTCGGCACCTGGCTGATGGCGACGGTCCTCGCCGGCCTGCTGATCGGTAACGAGTTCGCCGCCCGCCTCTACGGCCGGCGCTTCACGCTGATTTGGGCGCTGTTTGCGCTCAATGCGATCCTCTTGCTCAACTTCGCCTTGCCTCTCGCGGCCGGGAGTCTGCACTGGAGTTGGTTCTATCTCTCGACGGCGGTCGGCATCCTGTGCGCGCAGGGACTCTGGTGGATGTCGCCAGGACGGCCTGGGCGTATGCTGCCGTCGTGGGGTGTGGCGCTGGCCCTGGTGTTGGCCGGTGCGCTCGACATGATCGCGCCGGTGCCGCTGGTGAAGCAGGATCTGGCGGTCGGCCATGCGCTCGTCCAGTCTGGTAACCAGTTGACGCTTGCGGTCGAGCCGGCGCCGACGTGGCAATTCTGGCGGGATCAAGCGGCGACCGTTCATGTGCCCGAGGGCGAAAAGCTGTACGGCGTTTCCGCCGTGTTCGCGCCGCTGGGGGTGACGGCATTGCTCGAACATCGCTGGGAGGTGCGCGAGGCCGGTAGCTGGCGGGTCGTTTACAGGAGCCGTTTTCGCAGCACGGGCGGGCGGGAGCGCGGTTTTCGCGGGTATTCCTGGGTGCTTAACCCGGTGCCGGGCGACTGGCGCCTGGTCGTTGCGACGCAGGACGGTCGCACCATCGGTATCCAGCCGGTGACAGTCGAGCGCGGTAGCCCGGTGCCTGAACAACTCAGCCAGCGTGAATTCTAA